In Oligoflexia bacterium, the following are encoded in one genomic region:
- a CDS encoding tetratricopeptide repeat protein, which yields MKSTFLKLLVLTAVLTASPSLFAKVNKSKKSVGKAAKVTKSLPAKKKTVGDMLEDIDTKSRGAQNLSIKKQTLALPDVQKTNTSNMPLFEVKPPKSSELFKEAGSDDERLEQITDQGINELYKLTRKYAKSKNRGELWLRLAELYVEKAKYIEYRIQKTYDEQLNAYLAKKISKPRLNLTPSRDYNLKAIKLYEWFLRDFPNDPKVDQALFFLGYNHMEMDQIKKGVGFYQRLTKEYPNSSYVSEAYFALGEYYFDNDKWADALKSYTDLLKNPRARLYTFANYKIAWCQYRMGRVGQGLKTLEQVIKQSRAPTDLEKVEGRRAVSKIRLGSEALKDAVLFYVDVGNYQSSRQYFYQLGGEKAVWIMLEKLAYLYSDTGRKEQAQFVFKQLLEHNPIAPKAFDYQYQIVTNFATSKNQKVYRDELYNWVDRYSVDSTWGRANANNPKLIEDSNILREMALRNYTLQLHRNAQNSQRKQDMHLVKEAYQLYLNKFTEGVKSTEMHFFYAELLFALGDFDNAGKQYRIVAEKDPRGKYFQPAVLNSLLSLEKSLKSDEQVKQIVGNSLESVPFGEIENAFVSAAEYYITTFPKGDKVVDVKFKVGRLHYSYNHLDDALKNFKLVVAQHPRTPFAVYSANLILDIYNLRKDYDGLAREGNQLIRNKDLAQQGFTADVKDVVEKVSFKKAQDLEVAKNYEASANSFAEFARNNPKSSLAFSAIFNAGVNYERAHKIPQAIGFYSRAGRTPSKGNEKLYQKSILLLGKLYEQTAQYEKAAVQYEKYAKENPNDKVTPDLYHNSAIFWEGQKEFGRAIVNYEKYYEKSRRRDRTLALFTIASINEKLNRLKLAQAGYERYLKEGGNDPEKVVEANFKIADINFKLNKIPEAEKGYQRTVAVGHALSEKSKGAGQVWAAEAKFRLTERVYNDFVSIRIPANPQKQGQAIKEKLGLLTKLSTHLAEVIKYDEGNMVIASLTRLGQAYEHMSKAVWNTAIPAGLNKEEEGAYKKGIDGVAEPLKQKAVENYTAAINKSFEINFYNKWTKLSLSKMGEYQPDRYSAPKEIMFHGNKSDDMGIM from the coding sequence ATGAAATCCACTTTTCTAAAATTACTAGTTTTAACAGCAGTGCTCACAGCGTCTCCCTCGCTGTTTGCAAAAGTTAATAAATCAAAGAAGTCAGTTGGTAAAGCCGCAAAGGTTACAAAATCTTTACCAGCAAAGAAAAAAACTGTTGGGGATATGCTAGAAGATATTGATACAAAAAGTCGAGGTGCACAAAATCTCAGTATCAAAAAACAAACCTTAGCTTTGCCTGATGTGCAAAAAACAAATACTTCAAATATGCCACTATTTGAAGTCAAGCCTCCAAAAAGTAGTGAGCTCTTTAAAGAAGCCGGAAGTGACGATGAGCGTTTAGAACAAATTACTGATCAAGGTATAAACGAGCTGTATAAGCTCACGCGAAAATACGCTAAAAGTAAAAACCGCGGTGAACTCTGGTTAAGGCTTGCCGAGTTATACGTCGAGAAAGCTAAATACATCGAATATCGTATTCAAAAGACCTATGATGAACAACTCAATGCCTATTTAGCAAAAAAGATTAGTAAACCACGACTGAATTTAACTCCTTCACGAGATTACAATTTAAAGGCAATTAAACTTTACGAATGGTTTTTAAGAGATTTCCCCAATGATCCAAAGGTTGACCAGGCTTTATTTTTCTTGGGCTACAATCACATGGAAATGGATCAAATTAAAAAAGGCGTTGGCTTTTATCAACGACTTACAAAAGAATATCCAAATTCTTCCTACGTAAGTGAGGCCTATTTTGCTCTGGGTGAATACTATTTTGATAATGACAAATGGGCTGATGCATTAAAATCTTACACTGATCTTTTAAAAAATCCACGAGCCAGGTTATACACATTTGCAAATTATAAAATCGCTTGGTGTCAATACCGTATGGGCCGTGTCGGGCAAGGTTTAAAGACTCTTGAGCAAGTTATCAAGCAAAGCCGAGCGCCTACTGATCTAGAGAAAGTTGAAGGGCGTCGTGCCGTAAGTAAAATTCGACTTGGTAGTGAAGCGCTAAAAGACGCGGTACTATTTTATGTCGATGTAGGAAATTATCAGAGTTCAAGGCAGTATTTTTATCAACTCGGTGGAGAAAAAGCTGTTTGGATCATGCTTGAAAAATTAGCTTATCTTTACAGTGATACGGGTCGTAAAGAACAAGCTCAATTTGTATTCAAACAACTTCTAGAACATAATCCTATTGCTCCTAAAGCATTTGATTATCAATATCAAATCGTCACAAACTTTGCGACGAGCAAGAACCAAAAAGTCTATCGTGATGAACTTTATAACTGGGTAGATCGATATAGTGTCGATAGTACTTGGGGGCGTGCAAACGCAAACAATCCAAAGTTGATTGAAGATTCAAATATTCTTCGTGAAATGGCTTTAAGAAATTACACACTTCAATTGCACCGAAATGCGCAAAATAGCCAGCGTAAACAAGACATGCACTTGGTTAAAGAAGCTTATCAATTATATTTAAATAAGTTTACTGAAGGAGTAAAAAGCACTGAAATGCATTTCTTCTATGCAGAATTACTTTTTGCATTGGGTGATTTTGATAATGCTGGAAAACAATACCGCATTGTTGCAGAAAAAGATCCACGGGGGAAATATTTCCAACCAGCCGTACTTAACTCACTCCTTTCTCTTGAAAAAAGTTTGAAGTCTGATGAACAAGTGAAGCAAATCGTTGGGAACTCACTTGAGTCTGTACCTTTTGGAGAAATAGAAAATGCATTTGTTAGTGCTGCCGAATATTACATAACGACTTTTCCTAAGGGTGACAAGGTTGTCGATGTTAAGTTTAAAGTGGGTAGATTGCATTATTCTTATAATCATCTCGACGATGCATTGAAAAACTTTAAGTTGGTTGTTGCTCAACATCCTCGAACACCATTTGCTGTTTATTCTGCAAATCTCATTTTAGATATTTATAATTTACGCAAAGATTATGACGGTTTAGCGCGAGAGGGGAATCAGCTCATTCGTAATAAAGATCTCGCGCAACAAGGTTTTACTGCTGATGTTAAAGATGTTGTAGAAAAAGTTAGTTTCAAAAAAGCACAAGATCTTGAAGTTGCAAAGAACTACGAGGCAAGTGCTAACTCGTTTGCAGAGTTTGCTCGTAATAATCCTAAGAGCTCCTTGGCGTTCTCTGCGATATTTAACGCCGGTGTAAACTATGAACGAGCGCATAAAATTCCTCAAGCTATTGGTTTTTATTCCCGTGCGGGTCGAACTCCGTCAAAGGGGAATGAAAAACTTTATCAAAAAAGTATTTTACTCTTGGGGAAACTTTATGAACAAACAGCTCAATATGAAAAAGCTGCGGTTCAGTATGAAAAATACGCCAAGGAAAACCCCAATGATAAAGTGACGCCTGATCTCTACCACAACTCTGCTATTTTCTGGGAAGGTCAGAAAGAATTTGGTCGTGCTATTGTTAACTATGAAAAATATTATGAAAAAAGTCGACGACGTGATCGCACTTTAGCACTTTTTACTATTGCTAGTATTAATGAAAAATTAAATCGCCTAAAGCTAGCTCAAGCGGGTTATGAGCGCTATCTTAAAGAAGGCGGAAATGACCCTGAAAAAGTTGTTGAAGCAAATTTTAAAATTGCTGATATCAATTTTAAATTAAATAAAATTCCAGAAGCTGAAAAAGGCTATCAACGTACTGTCGCTGTGGGGCATGCACTTTCAGAGAAAAGTAAGGGTGCAGGTCAAGTTTGGGCAGCTGAAGCAAAGTTTAGGCTTACAGAGCGTGTCTATAACGACTTTGTTTCAATTCGAATTCCGGCTAATCCGCAAAAACAGGGTCAGGCCATTAAAGAAAAACTAGGACTCCTTACAAAACTCAGCACACATTTAGCTGAAGTTATTAAGTACGATGAGGGCAATATGGTAATCGCCTCACTTACTCGTCTTGGTCAAGCCTATGAGCACATGAGTAAAGCTGTTTGGAATACAGCAATTCCAGCGGGCCTTAATAAAGAAGAAGAAGGCGCGTACAAAAAAGGTATTGATGGTGTTGCTGAGCCGTTAAAACAAAAGGCTGTTGAGAATTATACAGCTGCCATCAATAAAAGTTTTGAAATAAATTTTTATAATAAATGGACTAAACTGTCATTGAGCAAGATGGGAGAATACCAGCCTGATCGGTATTCAGCGCCAAAAGAAATCATGTTTCATGGCAACAAGTCAGATGACATGGGGATTATGTGA
- a CDS encoding tetratricopeptide repeat protein — protein sequence MIKYLVILLSCALTLSLFGCSSGAKKETDTSKSVANQSGDEDDEDDAPSSPELSENSEKAPVPQSTMAEYYKKFNDARLSKNYRVAQEVAAEILAINPNDLKVINALGIMAIEQGRYDLARLLFNKVLAKDPNNTSVLNNLGLVEFRTDNLRSALSRFKRAVEIDGTNRAAHANLGNIYLQNRNYPNAAIELQAAVDNGDKSLDTLNNLGIALTHTGKFEQAIDTYERAVAKDENNSTVLLNYSVLLVEHMNRPKKALKFLNKIRLASNDSAILDKVNQLAKKAETASKSSTEKESSD from the coding sequence GTGATAAAATACTTAGTGATTCTTCTCTCATGCGCGCTCACTCTTTCTCTGTTCGGCTGTTCAAGTGGCGCAAAAAAAGAAACTGATACATCAAAATCTGTGGCAAATCAAAGTGGTGATGAAGATGACGAAGATGATGCCCCTTCATCTCCAGAATTGAGCGAAAATTCTGAAAAAGCTCCGGTGCCCCAAAGCACAATGGCTGAATATTACAAAAAATTTAATGATGCGAGGCTCTCTAAAAATTATCGCGTAGCTCAAGAAGTGGCGGCAGAAATTCTGGCAATTAATCCCAATGATCTAAAAGTAATCAATGCTCTTGGCATTATGGCCATTGAACAAGGGCGTTACGATTTAGCGCGGCTACTTTTTAATAAGGTTTTAGCGAAAGATCCTAATAACACTTCGGTATTAAACAATTTGGGGCTTGTTGAATTTCGCACAGACAATTTGCGTTCTGCATTGAGTCGATTTAAGCGAGCTGTTGAAATCGACGGAACCAACCGCGCTGCTCATGCAAATCTGGGTAACATCTATTTGCAAAATAGAAATTATCCAAATGCAGCAATAGAACTTCAAGCTGCAGTTGATAACGGCGACAAAAGTCTAGATACACTTAATAACTTGGGCATCGCCCTCACCCATACTGGAAAATTTGAACAAGCCATCGACACCTATGAAAGAGCGGTGGCTAAAGATGAAAACAATTCAACAGTCCTACTCAATTATTCAGTGCTATTGGTCGAGCATATGAATCGCCCAAAGAAAGCTTTGAAATTTTTGAACAAAATACGTTTAGCTTCTAATGACTCTGCTATACTGGACAAGGTAAATCAGCTGGCCAAGAAGGCCGAAACTGCTTCGAAGAGCAGTACGGAAAAGGAGTCTTCCGATTGA
- a CDS encoding HAD hydrolase family protein — MRHLQQRLKKVRMLICDVDGVLTDGRLWISDDGKWRRFFHVKDGVGMKLLMDAGYEVGVISGGKSDDVIQRMSFLNIKHFYLEFADKTGPFKEILQNTGFKKEEIAYIGDEIFDIPILEQVGFAATVPNAVAKVKKAAHYVTKIEGGYGAVREIVDLILDFGALSKVTPIKKTTAKTRSRK; from the coding sequence ATGCGCCACCTTCAACAGAGACTTAAAAAAGTCCGGATGCTCATTTGTGATGTAGATGGTGTTCTCACCGATGGGCGTTTATGGATAAGTGATGATGGTAAATGGCGCCGATTTTTTCATGTCAAGGACGGCGTGGGAATGAAACTACTCATGGATGCGGGCTACGAAGTGGGCGTTATTTCTGGTGGTAAATCTGATGACGTCATCCAGCGGATGAGCTTTCTCAATATTAAACATTTTTATTTAGAGTTCGCAGATAAAACTGGCCCTTTCAAAGAGATACTTCAAAATACTGGATTTAAAAAAGAAGAGATTGCTTATATCGGCGATGAAATTTTTGACATACCAATACTTGAACAAGTTGGCTTTGCGGCAACGGTTCCTAATGCCGTGGCAAAAGTAAAAAAAGCAGCTCACTATGTGACTAAAATTGAAGGTGGCTACGGCGCTGTAAGAGAAATTGTAGATCTTATTTTAGATTTCGGTGCACTTTCAAAAGTCACACCTATTAAAAAAACAACAGCTAAAACAAGGAGCCGCAAATGA
- a CDS encoding outer membrane beta-barrel domain-containing protein, giving the protein MSAWAQEIPFDPSVPVNPNPSWSPAPNSLEPAPPDESEIKSELDAMPAATPIPVTPATNQPRKRAELSGLGTLAPFSDIAVINKRFLPKTKRFEFFPNFGLVMNDAFFNNIVFGGRFGYHFNEHYGVEALATGFSTTSKTVTSELNSERFVGTAALATPTSYYGLDFKWSPIYGKVGFTNTKIVPFDLYFLLGGGVTGTNQGTQPPTLHLGAGQLFAITQWLAFRWDISWFAYKSDTSVTSRPSGTFTNLHGTIGMSFFFPGAKYR; this is encoded by the coding sequence ATGAGTGCGTGGGCGCAAGAAATTCCTTTTGATCCAAGTGTTCCAGTAAACCCAAATCCTTCTTGGTCACCTGCTCCTAATTCACTTGAGCCAGCACCTCCAGATGAATCAGAAATTAAATCAGAGCTAGATGCAATGCCTGCGGCAACACCAATACCTGTAACACCTGCGACAAATCAACCACGCAAGCGTGCTGAACTTTCGGGGCTTGGTACATTGGCTCCGTTTAGTGATATTGCGGTTATTAATAAAAGGTTTTTGCCAAAAACAAAGCGTTTTGAATTTTTTCCAAATTTTGGTCTTGTAATGAACGATGCTTTTTTTAACAACATTGTTTTCGGTGGAAGATTTGGTTATCACTTCAATGAGCATTACGGTGTTGAAGCCCTTGCGACTGGTTTTAGTACTACTTCAAAAACAGTTACAAGCGAACTTAACAGTGAACGATTTGTTGGTACGGCAGCTCTTGCAACGCCTACTTCTTATTATGGTTTAGATTTCAAGTGGTCACCTATATACGGAAAAGTTGGATTCACAAATACAAAGATTGTTCCCTTTGATCTCTACTTTTTATTAGGTGGAGGTGTAACTGGAACAAATCAAGGTACACAACCTCCAACGTTGCATTTAGGTGCTGGCCAGCTTTTTGCCATTACTCAGTGGCTTGCTTTTAGATGGGATATCAGTTGGTTTGCATACAAATCAGATACATCAGTAACAAGTAGGCCAAGTGGCACATTCACAAACCTTCATGGAACGATAGGCATGAGTTTCTTCTTTCCAGGAGCGAAATATCGATGA
- a CDS encoding KpsF/GutQ family sugar-phosphate isomerase has product MSLIGEAKRVFDIEAQAILDLKNKLDNKFDEAVGMLIDCNGKVVVTGMGKSGQIARKIASTLSSTGTPAIFVHPAETSHGDLGVVSQNDVVLALSYGGETDEMHDLIEFAKRKGLRLISLTGNKKSTLALASDISLDVSVKEEACPLGLAPTASTTATLAMGDALAVAVLTKRGFKKEDFAQFHPGGSLGRRLLTRVSDLMHSGEAVSVVTPDTKMKEVISKMTAKEVRGVCGVVDSDGALIGTITDGDLRRRLDKSINPLNEMAQDIMGKNPKIVDANEMAERALFLMEQFAIQTLFVIDKSKNQGNKPVGLLHLQDILKARVR; this is encoded by the coding sequence ATGTCGTTGATTGGTGAAGCTAAGCGCGTATTTGATATTGAAGCTCAAGCCATCTTAGATCTCAAAAATAAATTAGATAATAAATTCGATGAAGCTGTTGGCATGCTCATAGATTGCAACGGGAAAGTCGTCGTCACTGGGATGGGTAAATCAGGGCAAATCGCACGTAAGATCGCATCGACTTTATCATCAACCGGTACACCCGCCATATTTGTTCATCCTGCTGAAACTTCTCATGGAGATCTTGGAGTCGTATCTCAAAATGATGTTGTGTTGGCATTATCATATGGTGGTGAAACAGATGAAATGCATGACCTCATTGAATTTGCAAAGCGTAAGGGTTTGCGTCTCATTTCGTTAACGGGAAACAAAAAATCTACACTCGCTTTAGCTAGTGATATTTCTCTTGATGTATCGGTTAAAGAAGAAGCATGCCCCTTGGGTTTAGCTCCCACGGCCAGCACAACGGCAACCCTTGCTATGGGTGATGCCCTTGCGGTTGCTGTTTTGACTAAACGTGGATTTAAAAAAGAAGACTTTGCACAGTTTCACCCGGGGGGAAGTTTAGGGCGAAGGTTACTCACCCGTGTGAGTGATTTGATGCACTCTGGAGAAGCTGTTTCTGTGGTGACTCCTGATACTAAAATGAAAGAAGTAATTTCAAAAATGACAGCAAAAGAAGTGCGCGGAGTTTGCGGCGTTGTTGATAGTGACGGAGCTTTGATTGGTACAATCACTGACGGAGATTTACGCCGCCGTCTTGATAAAAGTATTAATCCGCTAAATGAGATGGCTCAAGATATCATGGGTAAAAATCCTAAAATTGTTGATGCTAACGAAATGGCAGAGCGCGCTTTATTTTTAATGGAACAATTTGCAATTCAAACGTTATTTGTAATTGATAAATCAAAAAATCAAGGCAATAAGCCCGTTGGGCTTCTGCATCTTCAAGATATTCTCAAAGCTCGGGTTCGTTAA
- a CDS encoding outer membrane beta-barrel domain-containing protein, which produces MKLILAVVFAMNIISIVARSEVIEFPEEELARESVTPIFDQPEAVKKRLSPMKSRFELGGFSGATLNDPWFNSYPLGVTLNYHFSEMHGIGLLGAYFISGRTNYVGQLQSTVSAGNEIPFERAPAPKFLGLLEYEFTPYYGKISITKQRVMNLTIAGLAGVGLMGVASNVQSDSSVSFSLGLSQRFFFTRNFGIKADIRTLFYQQEDVVLRTVQKTNFVNVLLTVGAVYFLPSL; this is translated from the coding sequence ATGAAGCTGATCCTTGCTGTTGTTTTCGCTATGAATATCATCTCTATTGTTGCAAGGTCTGAGGTCATCGAATTTCCAGAAGAAGAGTTGGCGCGTGAGAGTGTTACGCCAATCTTTGACCAACCAGAGGCTGTGAAAAAGCGTCTATCGCCCATGAAATCTCGTTTTGAATTAGGTGGTTTTAGTGGAGCGACACTCAATGACCCTTGGTTTAACAGTTATCCGCTTGGTGTGACATTAAATTATCATTTTAGCGAAATGCATGGCATCGGTCTTTTAGGCGCATACTTTATTTCTGGACGCACAAATTATGTTGGCCAATTACAATCTACCGTTTCTGCGGGCAACGAAATTCCATTTGAGCGTGCGCCAGCGCCAAAATTCTTGGGTCTTTTGGAATATGAATTTACTCCCTATTACGGAAAAATCAGCATTACAAAACAACGAGTCATGAATCTCACCATCGCTGGTCTTGCAGGAGTGGGGCTCATGGGAGTTGCTTCAAATGTACAATCTGATAGCAGTGTAAGTTTCTCGTTGGGATTAAGCCAAAGATTTTTCTTCACGCGTAATTTTGGTATTAAAGCAGATATAAGAACATTGTTTTATCAACAAGAAGACGTAGTATTACGAACAGTGCAAAAAACAAATTTTGTGAACGTTCTATTAACAGTTGGAGCGGTTTACTTTTTACCGTCTCTTTAA